One Scomber scombrus chromosome 4, fScoSco1.1, whole genome shotgun sequence genomic region harbors:
- the LOC133978456 gene encoding acyl-CoA dehydrogenase family member 11-like, whose translation MSACTAVLNRCISGGCCRVSCRVTRSLVHIRSASVAEPGTRRSDEDPLWEASGYLPFSKARIGSFFQDRPVLKNPFLEDALLRGYLRRHLPEEAAFSDLCAFGERVANEVDEWGRECEVTPPRLVYFDPWGRRVDHIVTSPAWKRMKDLSAQEGLVAIGYERQCGEWSRVYQMSKLYIFSPSSGLYTCPLAMTDGAAKVIKSIGVSWPVEEAFSRLTTRQPERFWTSGQWMTERQGGSDVASGTETVAVPRTDGLYKLHGFKWFTSATDADMTLTLARVQDRMGATTPGSRGLSLFYAEVSRGEDGRLRGIEVQRLKDKLGTRQMPTAELLLDGLPAHKLSEEGRGVASIANMLTITRIHNSVSAVAAMRRVVQLAGDYATRRTAFGKLLKDHPLHMQTLARMEVETRGAFLLVMDVCRLLGREESGMATQLDTHLLRLLTPVVKLYTGKQAVAVVSEGLESFGGQGYIEDTGLPVLLRDVQVLSIWEGTTNVLSLDVLRCVARSSGMVLRAYFTHVKSLLASASSVSSLAPAVKAVDGALSKLEEFVQVAATRAPSYLELAARDQAYSLARIYIGALLIDHACWKEASASDTYAALRWCEQDLCPVSTTQARGCYNPNTPPLDAALVYDQPVQGKN comes from the exons ATGTCGGCGTGCACGGCCGTCCTGAACCGCTGCATCTCTGGAGGTTGCTGCAGGGTGTCGTGCCGTGTTACTCGGTCACTCGTCCATATCAGATCAGCCAGTGTAGCTGAGCCGGGCACGAGAAGATCTGATGAAGACCCCCTCTGGGAGGCATCAGGCTACCTGCCATTCTCAAAGGCCAGGATAGGATCATTCTTTCAAGACAGACCTGTGCTAAAGAATCCATTTCTAGAGGACGCCTTGCTTAGAGGTTACCTGAGGAGACACCTGCctgaggag GCAGCTTTCTCAGACTTGTGTGCATTTGGAGAGCGTGTGGCAAATGAGGTGGACGAGTGGGGCCGAGAGTGTGAGGTTACTCCTCCACGGTTGGTGTACTTTGACCCCTGGGGTCGCAGAGTGGACCACATTGTGACCTCGCCAGCATGGAAACGCATGAAAGACCTGTCAGCACAGGAAGGACTGGTTGCCATTGGCTACGAGAGGCAGTGTGGGGAGTGGAG TCGTGTGTACCAAATGAGCAAGTTGTACATCTTCTCTCCGTCCTCTGGTCTCTACACTTGTCCTCTGGCCATGACTGATGGAGCTGCTAAAGTCATCAAG TCCATAGGTGTTTCGTGGCCAGTAGAAGAAGCTTTCAGTCGTTTGACGACCCGTCAGCCAGAACGTTTCTGGACGTCTGGACAGTGGATGACTGAGAGACAGGGAGGATCTGATGTGG CCAGCGGCACAGAGACAGTGGCTGTTCCCCGGACAGATGGTTTATACAAACTTCACGGCTTCAAGTGGTTCACCTCCGCTACAGATGCAGACATGACTCTCACGCTGGCCAGAGTACAGGACAGAATGGGAGCAACCACACCG GGCAGCAGGGGTTTGTCTCTGTTCTACGCAGAGGTGAGTCGAGGTGAGGACGGCCGGCTGAGAGGTATAGAGGTTCAGAGACTGAAGGACAAGCTGGGCACAAGGCAGATGCCGACTGCTGAGTTGCTGCTGGATGGCCTGCCGGCACACAAG CTGTCAGAAGAAGGAAGAGGTGTGGCCTCCATAGCTAACATGCTGACTATAACCAGGATCCACAACAGTGTGTCTGCAGTAGCAGCCATGAGAAG GGTGGTTCAGTTAGCTGGTGACTATGCTACTCGCCGCACTGCCTTTGGAAAACTTCTCAAAGACCACCCATTGCACATGCAGACTCTTGCTAGGATGGAG GTGGAGACTCGTGGAGCTTTCCTCCTGGTGATGGATGTGTGTCGTCTGTTGGGCCGAGAGGAAAGCGGCATGGCGACACAGCTTGATACGCACCTCCTCCGTCTGCTCACACCTGTGGTCAAACTCTACACTGGCAAGCAG GCGGTGGCTGTGGTGTCGGAGGGTTTGGAGAGCTTTGGTGGGCAGGGTTACATCGAGGACACTGGGTTGCCTGTACTACTGCGTGATGTGCAG gTGTTGAGTATTTGGGAAGGTACAACAAACGTTCTGTCTCTGGATGTGCTGCGCTGTGTGGCTCGTAGCTCAGGAATGGTTCTCCGCGCTTATTTCACCCATGTGAAG TCCCTGCTTGCAAGTGCCTCAAGTGTTTCTTCACTGGCCCCAGCTGTGAAAGCGGTAGACGGTGCTCTCTCCAAACTGGAGGAGTTTGTTCAAGTAGCAGCTACCAGAGCGCCCAGCTACCTTGAACTAGCAGCCAGAGATCAGGCATACAGCCTGGCTCGCATCTACATCG gtgCCCTTCTAATTGATCATGCATGTTGGAAAGAAGCCTCTGCATCCGACACCTACGCAGCTCTCAG GTGGTGTGAACAGGACTTGTGTCCCGTTTCGACCACACAGGCAAGAGGCTGCTATAATCCCAACACTCCCCCCCTGGATGCTGCCCTGGTGTACGACCAGCCAGTCCAAGGCAAAAACTGA